A window of the Alnus glutinosa chromosome 4, dhAlnGlut1.1, whole genome shotgun sequence genome harbors these coding sequences:
- the LOC133866499 gene encoding uncharacterized protein LOC133866499 isoform X2: protein MVQLMRSANLRLEPETTSSSSSSSCREKLPVKLEIDDSLEEEHGPLNKRSKPSQAFQEQWSSGANSFPIPPSQYNPLDEPSPLGLRLRKSPSLLELIQMKLSQGGAPSSGAEQSEDFNLVAKQEIMGTAVSGPADKLKASNFPASLLRIGSWEYKSRYEGDLVAKCYFAKHKLVWEVLEGGLKSKIEIQWSDIMALKAHCPDNGPSSFNVVLARQPLFFRETNPQPRKHTLWQAAADFTDGQASIQRQHFLQCPQGLLNKHFEKLIQCDMRLNFLSQQPEIVLDSPYFEPRSSVFEDPEESKDHSFDQVDSRRASMSGFQDVASPTATQSSSLKIEQKQDSAGMVSENRLREAPSPSSGNGSSEAVDSAGSRNWKAGLHPSMSMSDIVNHIGLCISEQMTSGNLPAADEGSGYDDILEDIAQYLLNDNQFTAASDEKSLMSRVNSLCCLLQKDSGTVQNSAGNGESCAEGPDGGTGIQVKHNSEQIHDNKYRADLKVSDQDTRDVSGSKQVSAMSRKDSFGDLLLHLPRIASLPKFLFNISEEDGES, encoded by the exons ATGGTGCAGTTGATGAGATCCGCGAATCTCAGGCTGGAGCCTGAAACgacgtcgtcgtcgtcgtcttcGTCGTGCCGTGAGAAGCTTCCGGTGAAGTTGGAGATCGATGACTCGCTGGAGGAAGAGCACGGGCCGCTCAACAAGCGGTCGAAGCCTTCTCAGGCTTTTCAAGAG CAATGGAGTTCCGGAGCTAACTCGTTCCCTATACCTCCTTCGCAATACAACCCGCTTGACGAGCCTAGCCCTTTGGGTTTACGGCTGAGGAAGAGCCCATCGCTGTTAGAATTAATTCAAATGAAGCTTTCTCAAGGGGGTGCTCCTAGTTCAGGAGCTGAGCAGAGTGAAGATTTTAACTTAGTAGCTAAACAGGAAATTATGGGCACTGCTGTATCAGGTCCTGCTGACAAGCTAAAGGCTTCAAATTTTCCAGCTTCACTTCTGAGGATTGGTAGTTGGGAG TATAAATCAAGATACGAAGGTGATTTAGTGGCAAAGTGTTACTTTGCCAAGCATAAGCTTGTTTGGGAAGTTCTTGAAGGTGGTCTAAAGAGTAAAATAGAAATCCAATGGTCAGATATTATGGCTCTGAAGGCGCATTGTCCTGATAATGGACCTAGTTCATTTAATGTCGTG CTGGCTAGACAGCCCCTTTTCTTCAGGGAGACCAACCCTCAGCCTAGAAAGCATACCTTATGGCAGGCAGCGGCAGATTTTACGGATGGGCAGGCTAGCATACAAAG GCAACATTTTCTGCAATGCCCACAAGGGTTGTTAAACAAGCATTTTGAAAAGCTTATTCAGTGTGATATGCGCCTTAACTTCTTAAGCCAACAGCCAGAGATAGTTTTGGATTCACCATACTTTGAACCACGGTCTTCTGTTTTTGAAGACCCAGAAGAATCTAAAGACCATAGTTTTGATCAAGTGGATAGTCGCAGGGCATCTATGTCTGGTTTCCAGGATGTAGCATCACCAACTGCTACGCAATCATCTTCATTGAAGATTGAGCAAAAACAGGATTCTGCTGGTATGGTATCGGAAAATCGCTTACGGGAAGCTCCTTCCCCCAGTTCAG GTAATGGAAGTTCTGAAGCGGTTGATTCCGCAGGTTCAAGAAACTGGAAGGCTGGGCTCCATCCATCCATGTCAATGAGTGATATAGTGAACCATATTGGACTTTGTATTTCAGAACAGATGACTTCTGGTAATCTGCCCGCCGCTGATGAAGGTTCAGGATATGATGATATTCTTGAGGACATTGCTCAGTACCTGCTCAATGACAATCAGTTTACTGCTGCTTCTGATGAGAAATCCCTCATGTCAAGGGTCAATTCTCTGTGTTGCCTTTTGCAGAAGGACTCTGGGACAGTCCAGAATTCAGCGGGTAATGGGGAAAGTTGCGCCGAGGGACCTGATGGTGGAACGGGCATTCAAGTTAAGCACAACTCTGAACAAATACATGATAATAAATATAGAGCTGATTTGAAAGTTTCTGACCAGGATACAAGGGATGTATCTGGCAGCAAGCAGGTATCAGCTATGTCAAGGAAAGACTCATTTGGGGACCTCCTGCTTCATCTCCCTCGAATTGCATCCCTCCCAAAGTTCTTGTTTAACATTTCAGAAGAAGATGGTGAGAGTTAA
- the LOC133866499 gene encoding uncharacterized protein LOC133866499 isoform X1, which yields MVQLMRSANLRLEPETTSSSSSSSCREKLPVKLEIDDSLEEEHGPLNKRSKPSQAFQEQWSSGANSFPIPPSQYNPLDEPSPLGLRLRKSPSLLELIQMKLSQGGAPSSGAEQSEDFNLVAKQEIMGTAVSGPADKLKASNFPASLLRIGSWEYKSRYEGDLVAKCYFAKHKLVWEVLEGGLKSKIEIQWSDIMALKAHCPDNGPSSFNVVLARQPLFFRETNPQPRKHTLWQAAADFTDGQASIQRQHFLQCPQGLLNKHFEKLIQCDMRLNFLSQQPEIVLDSPYFEPRSSVFEDPEESKDHSFDQVDSRRASMSGFQDVASPTATQSSSLKIEQKQDSAGMVSENRLREAPSPSSVMDTRAIEGNGSSEAVDSAGSRNWKAGLHPSMSMSDIVNHIGLCISEQMTSGNLPAADEGSGYDDILEDIAQYLLNDNQFTAASDEKSLMSRVNSLCCLLQKDSGTVQNSAGNGESCAEGPDGGTGIQVKHNSEQIHDNKYRADLKVSDQDTRDVSGSKQVSAMSRKDSFGDLLLHLPRIASLPKFLFNISEEDGES from the exons ATGGTGCAGTTGATGAGATCCGCGAATCTCAGGCTGGAGCCTGAAACgacgtcgtcgtcgtcgtcttcGTCGTGCCGTGAGAAGCTTCCGGTGAAGTTGGAGATCGATGACTCGCTGGAGGAAGAGCACGGGCCGCTCAACAAGCGGTCGAAGCCTTCTCAGGCTTTTCAAGAG CAATGGAGTTCCGGAGCTAACTCGTTCCCTATACCTCCTTCGCAATACAACCCGCTTGACGAGCCTAGCCCTTTGGGTTTACGGCTGAGGAAGAGCCCATCGCTGTTAGAATTAATTCAAATGAAGCTTTCTCAAGGGGGTGCTCCTAGTTCAGGAGCTGAGCAGAGTGAAGATTTTAACTTAGTAGCTAAACAGGAAATTATGGGCACTGCTGTATCAGGTCCTGCTGACAAGCTAAAGGCTTCAAATTTTCCAGCTTCACTTCTGAGGATTGGTAGTTGGGAG TATAAATCAAGATACGAAGGTGATTTAGTGGCAAAGTGTTACTTTGCCAAGCATAAGCTTGTTTGGGAAGTTCTTGAAGGTGGTCTAAAGAGTAAAATAGAAATCCAATGGTCAGATATTATGGCTCTGAAGGCGCATTGTCCTGATAATGGACCTAGTTCATTTAATGTCGTG CTGGCTAGACAGCCCCTTTTCTTCAGGGAGACCAACCCTCAGCCTAGAAAGCATACCTTATGGCAGGCAGCGGCAGATTTTACGGATGGGCAGGCTAGCATACAAAG GCAACATTTTCTGCAATGCCCACAAGGGTTGTTAAACAAGCATTTTGAAAAGCTTATTCAGTGTGATATGCGCCTTAACTTCTTAAGCCAACAGCCAGAGATAGTTTTGGATTCACCATACTTTGAACCACGGTCTTCTGTTTTTGAAGACCCAGAAGAATCTAAAGACCATAGTTTTGATCAAGTGGATAGTCGCAGGGCATCTATGTCTGGTTTCCAGGATGTAGCATCACCAACTGCTACGCAATCATCTTCATTGAAGATTGAGCAAAAACAGGATTCTGCTGGTATGGTATCGGAAAATCGCTTACGGGAAGCTCCTTCCCCCAGTTCAG TGATGGACACTCGTGCAATTGAAGGTAATGGAAGTTCTGAAGCGGTTGATTCCGCAGGTTCAAGAAACTGGAAGGCTGGGCTCCATCCATCCATGTCAATGAGTGATATAGTGAACCATATTGGACTTTGTATTTCAGAACAGATGACTTCTGGTAATCTGCCCGCCGCTGATGAAGGTTCAGGATATGATGATATTCTTGAGGACATTGCTCAGTACCTGCTCAATGACAATCAGTTTACTGCTGCTTCTGATGAGAAATCCCTCATGTCAAGGGTCAATTCTCTGTGTTGCCTTTTGCAGAAGGACTCTGGGACAGTCCAGAATTCAGCGGGTAATGGGGAAAGTTGCGCCGAGGGACCTGATGGTGGAACGGGCATTCAAGTTAAGCACAACTCTGAACAAATACATGATAATAAATATAGAGCTGATTTGAAAGTTTCTGACCAGGATACAAGGGATGTATCTGGCAGCAAGCAGGTATCAGCTATGTCAAGGAAAGACTCATTTGGGGACCTCCTGCTTCATCTCCCTCGAATTGCATCCCTCCCAAAGTTCTTGTTTAACATTTCAGAAGAAGATGGTGAGAGTTAA
- the LOC133866499 gene encoding uncharacterized protein LOC133866499 isoform X3, with protein MVQLMRSANLRLEPETTSSSSSSSCREKLPVKLEIDDSLEEEHGPLNKRSKPSQAFQEQWSSGANSFPIPPSQYNPLDEPSPLGLRLRKSPSLLELIQMKLSQGGAPSSGAEQSEDFNLVAKQEIMGTAVSGPADKLKASNFPASLLRIGSWEYKSRYEGDLVAKCYFAKHKLVWEVLEGGLKSKIEIQWSDIMALKAHCPDNGPSSFNVVLARQPLFFRETNPQPRKHTLWQAAADFTDGQASIQRQHFLQCPQGLLNKHFEKLIQCDMRLNFLSQQPEIVLDSPYFEPRSSVFEDPEESKDHSFDQVDSRRASMSGFQDVASPTATQSSSLKIEQKQDSAGMVSENRLREAPSPSSGSRNWKAGLHPSMSMSDIVNHIGLCISEQMTSGNLPAADEGSGYDDILEDIAQYLLNDNQFTAASDEKSLMSRVNSLCCLLQKDSGTVQNSAGNGESCAEGPDGGTGIQVKHNSEQIHDNKYRADLKVSDQDTRDVSGSKQVSAMSRKDSFGDLLLHLPRIASLPKFLFNISEEDGES; from the exons ATGGTGCAGTTGATGAGATCCGCGAATCTCAGGCTGGAGCCTGAAACgacgtcgtcgtcgtcgtcttcGTCGTGCCGTGAGAAGCTTCCGGTGAAGTTGGAGATCGATGACTCGCTGGAGGAAGAGCACGGGCCGCTCAACAAGCGGTCGAAGCCTTCTCAGGCTTTTCAAGAG CAATGGAGTTCCGGAGCTAACTCGTTCCCTATACCTCCTTCGCAATACAACCCGCTTGACGAGCCTAGCCCTTTGGGTTTACGGCTGAGGAAGAGCCCATCGCTGTTAGAATTAATTCAAATGAAGCTTTCTCAAGGGGGTGCTCCTAGTTCAGGAGCTGAGCAGAGTGAAGATTTTAACTTAGTAGCTAAACAGGAAATTATGGGCACTGCTGTATCAGGTCCTGCTGACAAGCTAAAGGCTTCAAATTTTCCAGCTTCACTTCTGAGGATTGGTAGTTGGGAG TATAAATCAAGATACGAAGGTGATTTAGTGGCAAAGTGTTACTTTGCCAAGCATAAGCTTGTTTGGGAAGTTCTTGAAGGTGGTCTAAAGAGTAAAATAGAAATCCAATGGTCAGATATTATGGCTCTGAAGGCGCATTGTCCTGATAATGGACCTAGTTCATTTAATGTCGTG CTGGCTAGACAGCCCCTTTTCTTCAGGGAGACCAACCCTCAGCCTAGAAAGCATACCTTATGGCAGGCAGCGGCAGATTTTACGGATGGGCAGGCTAGCATACAAAG GCAACATTTTCTGCAATGCCCACAAGGGTTGTTAAACAAGCATTTTGAAAAGCTTATTCAGTGTGATATGCGCCTTAACTTCTTAAGCCAACAGCCAGAGATAGTTTTGGATTCACCATACTTTGAACCACGGTCTTCTGTTTTTGAAGACCCAGAAGAATCTAAAGACCATAGTTTTGATCAAGTGGATAGTCGCAGGGCATCTATGTCTGGTTTCCAGGATGTAGCATCACCAACTGCTACGCAATCATCTTCATTGAAGATTGAGCAAAAACAGGATTCTGCTGGTATGGTATCGGAAAATCGCTTACGGGAAGCTCCTTCCCCCAGTTCAG GTTCAAGAAACTGGAAGGCTGGGCTCCATCCATCCATGTCAATGAGTGATATAGTGAACCATATTGGACTTTGTATTTCAGAACAGATGACTTCTGGTAATCTGCCCGCCGCTGATGAAGGTTCAGGATATGATGATATTCTTGAGGACATTGCTCAGTACCTGCTCAATGACAATCAGTTTACTGCTGCTTCTGATGAGAAATCCCTCATGTCAAGGGTCAATTCTCTGTGTTGCCTTTTGCAGAAGGACTCTGGGACAGTCCAGAATTCAGCGGGTAATGGGGAAAGTTGCGCCGAGGGACCTGATGGTGGAACGGGCATTCAAGTTAAGCACAACTCTGAACAAATACATGATAATAAATATAGAGCTGATTTGAAAGTTTCTGACCAGGATACAAGGGATGTATCTGGCAGCAAGCAGGTATCAGCTATGTCAAGGAAAGACTCATTTGGGGACCTCCTGCTTCATCTCCCTCGAATTGCATCCCTCCCAAAGTTCTTGTTTAACATTTCAGAAGAAGATGGTGAGAGTTAA